One Desulfovibrio inopinatus DSM 10711 DNA segment encodes these proteins:
- a CDS encoding NAD-dependent succinate-semialdehyde dehydrogenase — MRFDTIFSMSACCIDGTFVSADSGETFSVINPYDGSLLGNVPNAGAAETARAIEVAQRAFPIWKAKTARRKAEVLLQWYKLIMAHCDELARIVTTEQGKPLAEAKGEIINGASFIRWFAEETRRLYGDIVPGPCPDKRMLVTREPVGVVGVITPWNFPMSMIARKVSAALAAGCPVVIKPAPQTPFSALAMAELAIEAGLPKGTFNVVTGDAEAIGLELTTNPIVRKISFTGSTRVGKQLLSQAASTVKSVSMELGGNAPFIVFDDADIDKAAAGALVCKFRNSGQTCICANRFYIQDAVYDIFVEKLAHLASSLKLGNGLDPNVTMGPLIDQYAMDKMHAFTEDAKAKNGRIVCGGEAHTSCSLFYAPTVIADATDDMRFASEEIFGPIAPIFRFHDEAEVIARANNTAYGLAAYVYTKDMGRTWRASERLEYGLVGINDSRMTTCEAPFGGVKESGFGREGSRHGLDEYTTLKYTCMGGIEM, encoded by the coding sequence ATGCGCTTCGATACCATATTTTCGATGTCCGCCTGTTGTATCGACGGTACCTTCGTATCTGCCGACTCGGGTGAAACTTTTTCCGTCATCAACCCCTACGATGGCTCATTGCTCGGTAATGTCCCCAATGCCGGTGCGGCTGAAACCGCGCGAGCCATCGAAGTCGCTCAACGAGCCTTCCCCATTTGGAAGGCCAAAACAGCCCGGCGCAAAGCCGAAGTTCTTCTCCAGTGGTATAAGCTTATCATGGCTCATTGTGACGAGCTTGCCCGCATTGTCACCACGGAACAAGGCAAACCACTGGCCGAAGCCAAAGGCGAAATCATCAATGGTGCCAGTTTCATCCGTTGGTTTGCCGAAGAAACTCGTCGTCTCTATGGGGATATTGTTCCCGGTCCCTGTCCGGACAAGCGCATGCTCGTCACCCGCGAACCTGTCGGGGTTGTCGGAGTCATCACGCCGTGGAACTTTCCCATGTCCATGATTGCCCGCAAGGTGAGTGCCGCACTGGCTGCCGGATGTCCGGTCGTCATCAAACCGGCTCCGCAGACCCCCTTCTCTGCCCTCGCCATGGCCGAACTCGCCATTGAAGCCGGTCTGCCCAAAGGAACCTTCAATGTCGTCACCGGCGATGCCGAGGCCATCGGGCTTGAACTGACCACCAACCCTATTGTCCGCAAGATCAGCTTCACCGGCTCCACTCGTGTCGGCAAGCAGCTCCTTTCGCAAGCGGCCTCCACCGTCAAAAGCGTCTCCATGGAGCTTGGCGGCAACGCCCCGTTCATTGTCTTCGATGATGCCGATATCGACAAAGCCGCGGCCGGCGCGCTGGTCTGCAAGTTTCGAAACAGTGGACAGACCTGTATCTGCGCCAATCGTTTCTATATCCAAGACGCCGTGTACGACATCTTTGTCGAGAAGTTGGCCCATCTGGCCTCATCCCTCAAGCTCGGCAACGGTCTTGATCCGAATGTCACCATGGGGCCGCTCATCGATCAGTATGCCATGGACAAGATGCACGCCTTCACCGAAGACGCCAAAGCCAAGAACGGCCGGATCGTGTGTGGTGGTGAGGCACACACCTCGTGCAGCCTCTTCTACGCCCCCACCGTTATTGCCGACGCCACCGATGACATGCGGTTTGCTTCCGAAGAAATTTTCGGTCCTATTGCTCCCATCTTTCGCTTCCACGACGAAGCCGAAGTCATCGCTCGCGCCAACAATACCGCCTATGGCTTGGCTGCTTATGTTTATACAAAAGATATGGGCCGCACCTGGCGCGCCTCCGAGCGTCTTGAATATGGTCTCGTCGGTATCAACGACAGCCGCATGACCACCTGCGAAGCCCCCTTCGGTGGCGTCAAAGAAAGCGGATTCGGCCGCGAAGGTTCCCGACACGGTCTCGATGAATATACAACGCTGAAATATACCTGCATGGGTGGGATTGAGATGTAA
- a CDS encoding HD-GYP domain-containing protein — translation MLKGEPVSKNRDDFFVISVRSILPETAGDFDLYLKRDDWFVLYASKGDSFAIDPKLTRILRVNEFYVPVSQRYEYEKYLAKNLGAMLLNEELPIEKRSEIFYNMSTKILQASLVTKMPRGLNPTAYKEMQDVVLKAVHFLSLEGTLKSVSEFVSRKYHSYTHSINVMVLAVSILQTMDTQQDELLQCGLGAVLHDIGKTLIPDEILNKAEELTEEEWDLVKTHPVRAISICSSIPLTPITTNCILFHHERYDGTGYPGGLAGEAIPFHARVMSVCDVYDSLTSDRPYAKALKPYDALDTMQGKLRGAFDSTIYKRLVYVLGNARVI, via the coding sequence GTGTTGAAAGGTGAACCTGTTTCCAAAAATAGAGATGATTTTTTTGTCATTTCCGTCAGATCAATCCTCCCCGAAACAGCAGGAGATTTCGATCTCTATCTGAAACGGGATGACTGGTTTGTTCTCTATGCTTCCAAGGGCGATAGTTTTGCCATTGATCCCAAATTGACTCGTATTCTCCGTGTCAATGAATTTTATGTGCCTGTGTCCCAACGGTATGAATACGAAAAATATCTCGCGAAGAACCTCGGTGCCATGCTGCTCAATGAAGAGCTTCCGATCGAAAAGCGCTCGGAAATCTTCTACAACATGTCCACAAAAATCTTACAGGCATCGCTCGTCACCAAGATGCCGCGCGGCCTCAATCCCACGGCCTACAAAGAAATGCAGGACGTGGTACTCAAAGCCGTTCATTTTCTTTCGCTGGAAGGAACGCTCAAGAGTGTTTCCGAGTTTGTTTCCCGAAAATATCACTCCTATACGCATTCCATCAATGTCATGGTGCTCGCCGTCAGTATTCTCCAGACCATGGACACGCAGCAAGACGAATTGTTGCAATGCGGACTTGGCGCAGTCCTGCACGATATCGGCAAAACCCTCATTCCCGACGAAATCCTCAACAAAGCCGAAGAACTCACCGAAGAAGAATGGGATCTCGTCAAAACGCACCCGGTTCGCGCTATCAGTATCTGTTCCAGTATCCCGCTGACGCCGATAACGACCAACTGCATCCTTTTCCATCACGAACGGTATGACGGAACCGGCTATCCCGGTGGTTTAGCCGGTGAAGCCATCCCTTTCCACGCGCGAGTGATGTCCGTCTGCGACGTCTACGACTCCCTGACATCAGACCGCCCCTATGCCAAAGCCCTCAAACCGTATGACGCCCTCGATACCATGCAAGGCAAACTCCGTGGCGCCTTCGACTCCACGATCTACAAACGCCTCGTCTACGTCCTGGGCAATGCCCGCGTCATCTGA
- a CDS encoding bifunctional adenosylcobinamide kinase/adenosylcobinamide-phosphate guanylyltransferase, which yields MIRLVLGGQCSGKTQAGLDFLMTDNGPHLLLATGQARDFGFRQQILDHKHERPPNIAVIEPGLHMGQCLLDNADQWGAILVDSLDFWLFTCQNSPYTESTTALAAFDACLARWNTTARAHLTIISSETGLGLSPAHAASRQFVRELGKLNQKTAAHSDEAYFVAAGLRLPLKRT from the coding sequence GTGATTCGCCTCGTTCTTGGAGGCCAATGTTCGGGAAAAACACAAGCCGGATTGGATTTTCTCATGACCGACAACGGTCCTCATCTTCTTCTGGCCACCGGACAAGCACGCGACTTTGGTTTTCGTCAACAAATTCTCGATCACAAACACGAACGGCCTCCCAACATAGCTGTCATTGAGCCAGGACTGCATATGGGGCAATGTTTGCTCGATAATGCTGATCAATGGGGTGCAATTCTCGTCGATAGTCTGGACTTTTGGCTCTTCACCTGCCAAAATTCCCCATACACCGAGTCTACGACGGCGTTGGCCGCATTTGATGCATGTCTTGCCCGGTGGAATACAACAGCCCGCGCCCATCTCACCATTATCAGTAGCGAGACCGGGCTCGGCTTGTCTCCGGCCCATGCCGCGTCGCGTCAATTCGTCCGCGAACTCGGCAAACTCAACCAGAAAACCGCCGCCCATTCCGACGAAGCCTATTTCGTCGCTGCCGGCCTTCGACTTCCGCTCAAAAGGACCTGA
- the cbiR gene encoding cobamide remodeling phosphodiesterase CbiR — protein MRRYRPHRTPWRTAAPSYVWPDTAAGNCRLFPSRIEDVAILFLDTAASLAMPNDELPCVRDTERYTFHVHLPLDLPWEKGVGTVFDIVRRLLSKIDALSPWAAVLHPPANPADLDAFARLWIRSGLPSRDLLIENTESDDIRPHLPVIVRHDLSLCLDIGHAVASRDLELFARPEIQRYIRMIHAYAPFLRDRAQDARRGRHRHLPLSLLDDSGKALFFDILRHPSPDLVIVFEVFDPEYLRHSLDYFDGLCRQLGVGS, from the coding sequence ATGAGACGATATCGCCCCCACCGCACACCATGGCGCACTGCAGCGCCAAGTTATGTCTGGCCCGATACAGCGGCAGGCAATTGCCGGCTGTTTCCCTCGCGAATAGAAGACGTGGCAATTCTCTTTCTCGATACGGCAGCGTCCCTCGCCATGCCCAACGATGAACTCCCCTGTGTTCGCGACACGGAACGGTATACGTTTCACGTTCATCTTCCATTGGATCTCCCGTGGGAAAAAGGAGTGGGCACTGTTTTCGACATTGTGCGCCGACTGCTGTCCAAAATTGACGCGTTGTCGCCCTGGGCGGCCGTCCTGCATCCTCCGGCCAATCCAGCGGACCTTGATGCCTTTGCCCGTTTATGGATTCGATCGGGCTTGCCAAGTCGGGATTTGTTGATTGAAAACACAGAGTCCGATGATATACGACCGCACTTACCGGTTATCGTGCGGCACGACCTGTCATTATGTCTCGATATCGGCCATGCTGTTGCTTCACGTGATCTCGAACTGTTTGCCCGGCCGGAAATACAGCGTTACATTCGTATGATTCACGCCTATGCGCCTTTTTTGCGCGATCGCGCCCAAGACGCCCGACGTGGTCGACATCGCCATTTGCCGTTATCGCTTTTGGATGATTCCGGGAAAGCGCTGTTCTTTGATATATTGCGGCACCCATCTCCTGATCTCGTCATTGTGTTCGAAGTTTTCGACCCTGAATATCTTCGTCACAGCCTTGATTATTTCGATGGATTATGCCGCCAATTGGGGGTTGGATCGTGA
- a CDS encoding HD-GYP domain-containing protein yields METQPIAEPIDKGTPKYQYIGSFDAFTIESILTLGGFTVQHEVFAPTSDSDLPITMPYSEASFGVRLFELVGSLSRAMDLVCPAVVDHHRRVGYLAMRLADHLGLTTREKTDIALAGLIHDAGAFSLSCRLDALAFDSSEDSHCESGYRLFRMFPRFAIVAQYVRYHHAKWNSAIFSPHNPERAPIAANLLFLADRIDVLMPRGKGCCPNISYIRSQIYTARNNFNPRFVEAFFDLSTDADFKESLLSSEHFNCSKTECGLDNPLLCLEEILDFSPLFSQIIDFRSRFTATHSRGVAETAVALAELFSFDQEKRLCMSIAGDLHDLGKLAVPAEIIMKPGKLTQDEFSLIQSHPEQGQKILADIPHFEDIATWAGQHHERLNGKGYPKNQEHHEISIESRILAVADVFTAITEDRPYRVGMDRTKALAVLDDMAVKNELDGDVAGLIKTNYDAFIAVRQHAQDSARQAFMQVQPTSGVL; encoded by the coding sequence GTGGAGACCCAGCCGATTGCGGAGCCCATTGACAAGGGTACCCCCAAGTATCAGTATATTGGATCGTTTGATGCGTTTACTATAGAATCGATTCTTACTCTTGGGGGTTTCACTGTGCAGCATGAAGTATTTGCACCAACATCAGACTCCGATCTGCCTATAACTATGCCATATTCTGAAGCTTCATTTGGCGTACGTCTTTTTGAGCTCGTGGGAAGTTTATCACGAGCGATGGACTTGGTCTGTCCGGCCGTGGTCGATCACCATCGACGCGTCGGTTATTTAGCGATGCGCCTTGCCGATCACCTCGGCCTGACCACCAGAGAAAAGACCGATATCGCTCTGGCAGGCCTGATTCATGATGCCGGCGCATTTTCTTTGAGCTGCCGACTCGATGCCCTCGCCTTCGATTCTTCCGAAGACAGTCATTGCGAATCTGGCTACCGGCTCTTTCGTATGTTTCCCCGATTCGCCATCGTAGCCCAGTATGTACGGTACCACCATGCCAAGTGGAACTCTGCGATCTTTTCTCCACATAATCCCGAACGCGCTCCGATCGCGGCAAACCTGCTCTTTCTTGCCGACCGTATTGATGTTCTTATGCCGCGTGGCAAAGGGTGTTGTCCGAATATCAGCTATATACGATCCCAGATTTACACCGCACGAAACAATTTCAATCCGCGTTTTGTCGAAGCGTTTTTCGATTTAAGCACCGATGCCGACTTCAAAGAATCGCTTTTGTCGTCCGAACACTTCAATTGTTCCAAGACAGAATGCGGACTCGACAATCCATTGCTCTGCCTTGAAGAAATTCTTGATTTTTCGCCGCTCTTTTCACAAATCATAGACTTTCGTTCACGCTTCACGGCAACACACTCCCGTGGTGTTGCCGAAACGGCTGTCGCTTTGGCTGAACTGTTTAGTTTTGATCAAGAAAAACGTCTTTGTATGTCAATTGCCGGCGATTTGCACGACTTGGGAAAACTTGCTGTTCCAGCAGAAATCATTATGAAGCCGGGCAAGTTGACGCAAGATGAGTTCTCGCTCATCCAATCCCATCCCGAACAAGGCCAAAAAATTCTTGCCGACATTCCGCATTTCGAGGACATCGCCACCTGGGCTGGACAGCACCATGAACGACTCAATGGAAAAGGCTACCCTAAAAACCAGGAGCACCATGAGATTAGTATCGAGTCGCGCATTCTGGCTGTCGCCGATGTCTTTACTGCCATAACCGAAGACCGTCCTTACCGTGTTGGCATGGATCGCACAAAAGCCCTAGCCGTTCTCGACGACATGGCCGTAAAAAATGAACTCGATGGCGATGTGGCTGGGCTCATCAAAACAAATTACGACGCCTTTATCGCGGTTCGCCAACACGCCCAAGACTCAGCCCGCCAGGCGTTTATGCAAGTACAGCCGACAAGCGGCGTGCTCTAA
- a CDS encoding UvrD-helicase domain-containing protein — protein sequence MDQYVADLHIHSRFSRATSKALTPRHLAAWARVKGIGVVATGDFTHSGWLGELKEQLVPDDTGLLRLAEPIILGEEIPQFQHIDFPGDPRFMLSAEISSIYKRGGKVRKIHNLVYMPSFEAAEALNAKLAKVGNLESDGRPILGLDSRILLEMVRETHPLAFVIPAHIWTPWFSLFGSKSGFDRLEDCYGDLSSEIFALETGLSSDPEMNRMLSALDRYTLVSNSDAHSGDKLGREANVFSGERSYEGIFNALQRKESASKFLGTVEFFPEEGKYHMDGHTNCDVVMDPQETKARGGICPKCKKPLTVGVLYRVMELADRDTPIYAPDSPAFTWLIPLNEIISEIVGVGPKTKKVAAVMAQLHERFGSELRILQDAPPEELARVLPPLGEALTRMRQGEVIRTPGFDGRYGIIRLFSQEERKDFAGQGRLVAMTPAKRSRSSKSSPSATKTKDATTAGESDDISDRPLPEPETSGPAVFNAKQQAALETQAAHVLVLAGPGTGKTHTLIGRIRALVDAGVPGPSILAVTFTRRAAAEMRERLTRQLPAEIALPRTDTLHALAYDFWANTQGDPPVLLSDEAARRLFAEVNPELRSAQLKEAWQTFQRCRESLLPLESKRQEDQLSELLEEDESHELLTSSEDQHDLSLAEAANRYFVQKRTWNLADYTDLLEFWLEKLVAGVAKSEAVHILVDEAQDLSPLQLALLRELARGQTRRIFAIGDPDQSIYGFRGATPNIVDALEQFWPDLDVIDLAENYRSTQRVLTLSAGVFPDKPALHAKGRQDEADDDIIVFKAPNGSREASWIAERIRDLLGGTSLTFSRDSGKPAMSPGDIAILLRFRGLFDPIKRALDRLGVPCAVPEADAWWAEPRVAAIVAAASRLFGMAPSHDETELSCPDEILAQGPAGLHAALGDTLPFDHFFWQSQAYRKLVQAFKEHEGWAGLITYINTQNELELVGKAAEKVRIMSLHAAKGLEFEAVFLPALEDGILPFAGSGFLSGKINPGDDMFDDAEEARLFYVGLTRAKRRLFLSHAEKRDLYGRNLVLKRSRFLDRLSLNTVKQHSLVAKKVRQVKQLNLF from the coding sequence ATGGACCAGTACGTCGCCGATCTTCACATTCATTCTCGTTTTTCCAGAGCAACAAGCAAGGCGCTCACTCCACGACACCTCGCCGCCTGGGCTCGTGTCAAAGGGATCGGCGTCGTTGCCACGGGCGATTTTACGCATTCGGGCTGGCTCGGAGAACTCAAAGAACAACTCGTCCCCGATGATACCGGGTTGTTGCGTTTAGCCGAACCAATCATTCTTGGGGAAGAAATTCCGCAATTTCAACACATCGATTTTCCGGGCGATCCCCGTTTCATGCTTTCGGCGGAAATCTCCTCCATTTACAAACGTGGAGGCAAGGTCCGAAAAATTCATAACCTTGTCTACATGCCCTCCTTCGAGGCTGCCGAAGCACTCAACGCCAAACTGGCCAAGGTGGGCAACCTTGAATCCGATGGCCGTCCTATCCTGGGGCTGGATAGCCGGATTCTTCTCGAAATGGTCCGAGAGACACATCCGTTGGCCTTCGTCATTCCGGCACATATTTGGACCCCGTGGTTCTCATTGTTCGGGTCGAAATCCGGGTTTGATCGCCTTGAAGATTGTTATGGCGACCTGTCGAGCGAAATTTTTGCATTGGAAACCGGCCTTTCCTCAGACCCAGAGATGAACCGTATGCTTTCGGCGCTCGACAGGTATACACTTGTCTCGAATTCTGATGCACACTCCGGCGACAAACTCGGGCGTGAAGCCAATGTATTTTCCGGAGAACGATCCTACGAAGGCATCTTCAACGCGTTGCAGCGCAAGGAATCGGCATCGAAATTTCTCGGCACTGTGGAATTTTTCCCCGAAGAAGGGAAATATCACATGGATGGCCACACAAATTGCGATGTGGTTATGGACCCGCAGGAAACCAAGGCCCGTGGCGGCATTTGTCCCAAATGCAAAAAGCCGCTCACCGTCGGCGTGTTATACCGCGTCATGGAGCTGGCCGACCGTGATACGCCGATTTATGCTCCGGATTCTCCCGCTTTCACCTGGCTGATCCCGCTCAATGAAATCATTTCGGAAATTGTTGGTGTCGGCCCCAAAACCAAAAAAGTGGCCGCGGTGATGGCCCAACTTCACGAACGCTTCGGTTCGGAGTTGCGTATTCTCCAGGACGCTCCACCCGAGGAGCTTGCCCGCGTCCTCCCTCCGCTTGGTGAAGCCCTGACGCGCATGCGCCAAGGTGAAGTCATCCGCACACCGGGATTTGACGGCCGATATGGAATCATCCGCCTCTTCTCTCAGGAAGAACGAAAAGATTTTGCCGGACAAGGGCGACTTGTCGCCATGACACCGGCAAAGCGGTCACGCTCTTCAAAATCATCTCCGAGTGCAACCAAAACTAAAGACGCCACAACTGCCGGCGAATCGGACGACATCAGCGACAGGCCCTTGCCGGAACCGGAGACTTCCGGTCCGGCTGTTTTCAATGCCAAACAGCAGGCCGCGCTTGAGACACAGGCAGCGCACGTGCTCGTGCTGGCGGGTCCAGGTACCGGAAAGACCCACACCCTCATCGGAAGAATCCGCGCACTCGTCGATGCCGGCGTTCCCGGCCCGTCTATTTTAGCAGTAACCTTCACACGCCGGGCAGCAGCGGAAATGCGAGAGCGCCTGACGCGCCAGCTCCCGGCCGAGATCGCTTTGCCCCGTACCGATACGCTTCACGCGCTTGCCTATGATTTCTGGGCAAACACACAAGGCGATCCGCCCGTCCTCCTCTCGGACGAGGCCGCTCGACGTTTATTTGCTGAAGTCAATCCAGAGCTTCGGAGTGCTCAACTGAAAGAAGCGTGGCAAACGTTTCAACGCTGTCGCGAATCTCTGCTTCCGCTTGAAAGCAAGCGCCAAGAGGATCAGCTCTCCGAGCTCCTTGAGGAGGATGAATCGCACGAACTCCTCACGTCCTCCGAAGATCAGCACGACCTGAGCCTCGCTGAAGCAGCGAATAGGTATTTTGTCCAAAAGCGTACCTGGAATCTGGCCGATTACACCGACTTGCTCGAATTCTGGCTGGAAAAACTTGTGGCCGGTGTCGCCAAGAGCGAAGCCGTGCATATTCTTGTCGACGAAGCGCAAGATTTGTCTCCACTCCAACTCGCATTATTGCGTGAGCTGGCTCGTGGACAAACTCGACGAATATTTGCCATCGGCGACCCGGATCAATCCATTTACGGATTTCGCGGCGCAACCCCAAATATCGTTGACGCACTGGAACAATTTTGGCCCGATCTCGATGTTATCGACCTCGCCGAAAATTATCGGTCAACTCAACGGGTGCTCACATTATCTGCGGGAGTCTTCCCGGACAAACCCGCATTGCACGCCAAAGGGCGGCAGGATGAAGCCGACGACGACATCATCGTTTTCAAAGCGCCGAATGGATCACGCGAAGCCTCATGGATTGCCGAACGTATCCGGGATTTACTCGGGGGAACCAGCCTGACTTTTTCACGCGATAGCGGAAAGCCGGCGATGAGTCCGGGAGACATCGCCATTCTTTTACGCTTTCGTGGATTGTTTGATCCGATTAAACGAGCGCTCGACCGGCTTGGCGTCCCCTGCGCGGTACCTGAAGCAGACGCCTGGTGGGCTGAACCCAGAGTTGCGGCGATTGTTGCAGCAGCATCACGCTTGTTCGGTATGGCACCATCCCACGACGAAACGGAACTCTCCTGTCCCGACGAAATCCTTGCACAAGGGCCGGCCGGGCTTCATGCCGCTCTTGGCGATACGTTGCCGTTTGATCATTTTTTCTGGCAAAGCCAAGCTTATCGCAAACTCGTTCAGGCATTTAAAGAGCATGAAGGCTGGGCAGGACTCATTACCTATATCAATACGCAGAATGAACTGGAACTTGTCGGCAAAGCCGCAGAAAAAGTCCGCATCATGTCATTACATGCGGCCAAAGGATTGGAATTCGAAGCTGTATTTTTGCCGGCATTGGAAGATGGCATTCTTCCGTTTGCCGGATCGGGCTTTTTGTCGGGAAAAATCAATCCCGGCGATGATATGTTTGACGATGCCGAAGAAGCCCGCCTTTTCTACGTAGGACTGACCCGAGCCAAAAGACGACTCTTTTTAAGCCATGCTGAAAAAAGAGATCTTTACGGTCGCAATCTTGTCCTCAAACGGTCACGATTTCTCGACAGATTGTCGTTAAACACCGTGAAACAGCATTCGCTCGTGGCGAAGAAAGTACGCCAAGTCAAACAACTCAACCTATTTTGA
- a CDS encoding DHH family phosphoesterase, giving the protein MAYFRQLDDEMTHLISLFERDNKWLIIINADPDAMASAMALKRIMSRRVDSCDIASINEVKRPDNLAMIRYLRIPLLSYSPEMKNNYTHFAMVDSQPHHNTAYAGISFSIVIDHHPPHPDFPFSSNYREIRSDYGSNSTIMTEYLYNLKIRPGKLLATSLMYGIKSDTQSFERNFCDVDIKAFSYLNKWADTPLLKKIVYSEYKKEWLKYFSQAFRKMRFIGREGVFVWMGRMESPDILVILADFFTRVHGLSWVVVCGNCEKKAVAVFRGDGLHRDMGAFSQILYADVGSAGGHKSMARAEIDLKSIETKDVESFFWDRLVKRKPAGF; this is encoded by the coding sequence ATGGCCTATTTCCGACAGCTCGACGACGAAATGACCCACTTGATCTCTCTGTTCGAGCGAGACAACAAATGGCTTATTATTATCAATGCCGACCCCGATGCCATGGCCTCGGCCATGGCGCTCAAGCGTATCATGAGCCGCCGTGTCGATTCGTGTGATATCGCCAGCATCAACGAAGTCAAACGTCCCGACAATCTCGCTATGATTCGCTATCTCCGTATCCCGTTGTTATCCTATTCGCCGGAGATGAAGAACAATTATACACACTTTGCCATGGTCGATTCCCAACCACATCATAACACAGCCTACGCTGGCATTTCTTTTTCCATCGTCATCGACCACCATCCACCACACCCCGACTTTCCTTTCAGCTCGAATTATCGTGAGATTCGTTCGGACTACGGATCGAACAGCACCATTATGACCGAATATCTGTACAACCTCAAAATCCGACCAGGGAAACTGCTCGCGACTTCGCTCATGTATGGCATCAAATCCGATACTCAGAGTTTTGAGCGCAACTTCTGCGATGTGGATATCAAAGCATTCAGCTATCTCAACAAATGGGCCGACACTCCACTGCTCAAGAAAATTGTCTATAGCGAGTATAAAAAGGAATGGCTCAAATATTTCTCACAAGCCTTCCGTAAAATGCGTTTTATCGGCCGCGAAGGTGTTTTTGTCTGGATGGGACGGATGGAAAGCCCGGATATCCTTGTTATTCTCGCTGATTTTTTTACTCGGGTGCATGGATTATCTTGGGTTGTGGTCTGTGGAAACTGTGAAAAAAAAGCGGTGGCAGTCTTTCGTGGCGACGGGCTTCATCGCGATATGGGGGCTTTTTCCCAAATCCTCTATGCCGATGTCGGTTCAGCCGGTGGACATAAATCCATGGCTCGTGCAGAAATAGATCTGAAGAGCATTGAAACCAAAGATGTTGAAAGCTTCTTTTGGGACCGGCTTGTCAAAAGAAAACCTGCCGGATTCTAG
- a CDS encoding MogA/MoaB family molybdenum cofactor biosynthesis protein: MTTHLPDSSIVAGEHPTVKAGERLLLVEGRAETNFAGPRIIGCRAPLPRLSAGETLCDTFDTPQLRVLRYLSLPESRAYLVESLNDMAAQDQATYSIQRDGLSLAWITMSDKGAAGIRVDESGPLIESIMADRISLSLTAGFIIPDEAGMLKEHLTHLALTQRFDIIVTTGGTGLSPRDITPETTLAVIEKRLPGFEAAMLSTSLSKTPHAAISRAVCGTLGQSIIVNLPGSKKAVAENLEAILPALPHALDKLRGDPADCGAH; the protein is encoded by the coding sequence ATGACAACGCATCTTCCAGATTCAAGCATTGTGGCTGGAGAACACCCCACCGTCAAGGCTGGCGAAAGACTCCTGCTCGTTGAAGGCCGGGCTGAAACCAACTTTGCTGGACCTCGCATTATCGGGTGCCGCGCTCCGTTACCACGTCTTAGCGCTGGCGAAACACTGTGTGACACTTTTGACACTCCACAGCTCCGCGTCCTCCGATATTTGAGCCTTCCCGAAAGTCGTGCTTACCTTGTTGAGTCTTTGAACGATATGGCGGCTCAAGATCAAGCCACGTATAGTATTCAGCGCGACGGACTGAGTCTGGCGTGGATCACCATGAGTGATAAAGGCGCTGCCGGAATACGTGTAGACGAATCCGGCCCACTCATTGAAAGCATCATGGCGGACCGCATATCGTTGTCGCTGACTGCTGGATTTATTATTCCGGATGAAGCCGGTATGCTCAAAGAGCATCTGACACATCTTGCGTTGACGCAACGGTTCGACATCATTGTCACCACAGGTGGTACCGGTCTCTCACCGCGCGATATTACCCCGGAAACCACATTGGCGGTTATCGAAAAACGCCTTCCCGGCTTCGAAGCCGCAATGCTAAGCACCTCGCTCTCCAAAACACCACATGCCGCTATTTCCAGAGCTGTTTGTGGAACACTGGGACAATCGATTATTGTAAACCTCCCCGGCAGCAAAAAAGCAGTTGCCGAGAATCTTGAAGCGATTCTCCCTGCATTACCCCATGCCCTTGATAAATTGCGTGGAGACCCAGCCGATTGCGGAGCCCATTGA